The following is a genomic window from Bacillus sp. 2205SS5-2.
GAATGTCTCTCATGAATTGAAAACGCCTATTACGTCGATAAAGGGATTCTCAGAAACTCTTCTAGATGGTGCAATGAACGACCGGGATACTCTTCAATCTTTTTTACACATCATTCTTAAAGAAAGCGATCGTTTGCAGTCGTTGATACAAGATCTACTCGATTTATCCAAAATCGAAAAGCAAGGTTTTCATCTGTCCGTTTATGAAGTGAATGTCAATGATTTAGCGGAAGATGTTTTAATGATGCTTCAAAGTAAAGCGGATGAAAAACAGGTTACGTTACAATTCAAACCAGGTTCTCAAGCGATTATAGAAGGAGACGCCCCTCGGTTAAAACAGATTTTAATAAATTTAATTAGCAATGGTATCTCCTATACTCCTGAAAAGGGGAGGGTAAGTATTGGGATTGTCTCTGAAAATGAAGAAGTGAATATAACAGTTCAAGATACAGGGGTTGGAATGGAGAGGTCTGAGATTCCACGTATTTTCGAACGTTTTTACCGTGTTGATAAAGCGCGAAGTCGTAATTCAGGTGGCACCGGGCTCGGGTTAGCAATAGTTAAACATTTAGTTGAAGCTCATCATGGAACCATTGAAGTGTCAAGCGAAGAAGGGATGGGTACAATGTTTACCCTTACGTTTCAAAAGAAAATCAGGCATTTTTTTGAATAACCTTCCTGAATTTACATCTCCTTTACATTCGGTTTATGTTTCCTTAACAGTTGATTGCTATAATCATAAGTGAAAACCCCTTCATCCAAAGAATCAAAAAGAAAAGACGAGGACAGACCCCGTTCTCGTCTTTTCTTTTTGGTCTATTTTTGAAAGAGAGATCAAGGATGGAATAGCGAATTCCATCGAAATGTAAATCTAATAGCCATTATGTGTACGAAAAGAGCTTCTGAAAAAGAAAGAAATGAAAAATTCATTACTGATTTCGACGTCTTTCTAGAGGATTCTTACGCATATCATTATTAATGTTATAGATACTTCATCATAGCTGTATGATTTTTCTTGGTGTAAAAAAAGATAATCAAAAAAGAGCTTAACCAATAAAAGTCAAAGTGAATTCTCAAAAGGCCGTCGTTTTTTCCTTTCCCTATCGGACATGATAGAATAAAGGAGAGAATAACGGTTTTTGTATGGGTAAAATATGTGGAATGGAAGATTATTGGGAGGTTACATAATGAGTAAGAAGCTAGTTCTAATAGATGGTAATAGTATTGCCTATCGAGCATTTTTTGCTTTGCCATTATTAAACAATGATAAAGGCATACACACGAATGCAGTCTATGGTTTTACAACCATGTTGATGAAGATTTTGGAAGATGAAAAACCGTCTCATATTCTTGTCGCGTTCGATGCTGGGAAAACAACTTTTCGTCACACAGCCTTTAAAGAATATAAAGGTGGACGGCAAAAGACTCCACCGGAACTTTCGGAGCAATTTCCATTTGTAAGGGAACTGTTAGATGCGTATGGAATTTCGCATTACGAATTACCGAATTATGAAGCGGATGATATTATTGGAACCCTTTCTCTTCAGGCAGAACAAGATGGATTTGAAGTAACCGTCATTTCAGGAGATAAAGATTTAACACAACTTTCGTCAGATAAAACAACTGTTATGATTACGAAAAAAGGCATTACTGATATGGAAAAATATACGCCTGCTCATATTCAAGAGAAATATGGCCTGACAGTTAAGCAAATTGTTGATATGAAAGGATTAATGGGTGATAGTTCGGATAACATTCCTGGTGTGCCAGGTGTTGGAGAGAAAACAGCCATTAAATTATTAAAGCAATTTACGACCGTTGAAGAATTATTACAGTCAATCGATGAAGTGAGTGGAAAAAAATTAAAGGAAAAATTAGAAGAAAATAAAGAACAGGCAATAATGAGTAAAGAATTGGCGACCATTATGCGCGAAGCACCAGTGGAGGTAGGAGTGAAAGATCTTAGCTATGAGGGGAATCATCCAGCTAAACTTCATTCGCTTTTTAAAGAATTAGGCTTTAATTCACTATTAGAAAAATTTTCTACTGAAGACAGTGAGGAAGCAGAATTAGACGATATTTCGGTGATGATCTTGAATGAAGTCAAAAAATCACACTTAACGACGGACAGCTATCTTTATGTTGAGATGCTTGAAGAGAATTATCATCGAGGATCGATTATCGGGATAGGTTTACATAATGATACAGGAACCTACTTTATCCCTGCTGACATTGCTTTTTCATCACCTGCTTTTAAAGAATGGTTAGTAGATGAGTCGAAAGTAAAAGCGGTATATGATGCAAAACAATCCATCATTGCCTTCAGGCGACAGAACATTGACATAAAAGGCATTGATTTTGATGTGCTCATTTCTGCGTATATATTAAATCCATCGGCGAATCATGATGATTTTGCTTCTTTAGCTAAAGAGCATCATTTTAATACGGTACAAAGGGATGAAGCGGTATATGGAAAGGGAGCTAAGCAGAAAGTCCCGGACCTAGAAATTGTGGCGGATCATGTCGGAAGAAAAGTATATACCCTTCAAATGTTGGTTGATAAGCTACAAAAAGAATTGGAAGAAAACAGTCAATTAGCTTTATTGAAAGAGCTTGAATTGCCATTAGCATTTATTTTAGCGGATATGGAATCAAAAGGTGTAAAAGTGGACAAAGCTCGTCTTCAACGAATGGGAGAAGAGTTGAATGAACAACTGCGCGCACTCGAAACAAGGATTCATGAGTTGGCGGGTGAAACATTTAATATTAACTCCCCAAAGCAGCTAGGAGTAATATTATTTGAAAAGCTAGAATTGCCTCCCATCAAAAAGACAAAAACGGGCTACTCGACTTCAGCGGATGTG
Proteins encoded in this region:
- the polA gene encoding DNA polymerase I codes for the protein MSKKLVLIDGNSIAYRAFFALPLLNNDKGIHTNAVYGFTTMLMKILEDEKPSHILVAFDAGKTTFRHTAFKEYKGGRQKTPPELSEQFPFVRELLDAYGISHYELPNYEADDIIGTLSLQAEQDGFEVTVISGDKDLTQLSSDKTTVMITKKGITDMEKYTPAHIQEKYGLTVKQIVDMKGLMGDSSDNIPGVPGVGEKTAIKLLKQFTTVEELLQSIDEVSGKKLKEKLEENKEQAIMSKELATIMREAPVEVGVKDLSYEGNHPAKLHSLFKELGFNSLLEKFSTEDSEEAELDDISVMILNEVKKSHLTTDSYLYVEMLEENYHRGSIIGIGLHNDTGTYFIPADIAFSSPAFKEWLVDESKVKAVYDAKQSIIAFRRQNIDIKGIDFDVLISAYILNPSANHDDFASLAKEHHFNTVQRDEAVYGKGAKQKVPDLEIVADHVGRKVYTLQMLVDKLQKELEENSQLALLKELELPLAFILADMESKGVKVDKARLQRMGEELNEQLRALETRIHELAGETFNINSPKQLGVILFEKLELPPIKKTKTGYSTSADVLEKLQSKHDIIQYILHYRQLGKLNSTYIEGLLKVITADTDKIHTRFNQALTQTGRLSSIDPNLQNIPIRLEEGRKIRQAFVASVDGWYMFAADYSQIELRVLAHIAQDEKLIQAFKEGLDVHTKTAMDVFGVNKDEVTSNMRRHAKAVNFGIVYGISDYGLSQSLNITRKEAGEFIQTYLESYPGVKEYMDDIIQEAKLKGYVTTLLNRRRYIPEITSRNFNLKSFGERTAMNTPIQGSAADIIKKAMIHMAAALKERGLKTRLLLQVHDELIFETPEEEIEILKELVPEVMEQAIELSVPLKVDYSYGKSWYDAK